CCGAGGCAATTAGTTGCGTCGGGATCAATCCCGTCATAGTTGTTTCAGGATGTGCGTGGAGAAACTGATCCCAGTAACACCCCGCCGCGCCACCTGTGAAAATAATCGATAGTGGCCCATCTGTTGGACGGCCATAACAACAACCATTCAGGAAACAACCTATTCGGGTAATGCCAGCTCCCAAAAGAAAAGTGGGCGCTATAACATCAGCAACTTTGTAGAAATCAAGCTTCCTGATTGCCGCATAAATAGCCACTCCAATAATAACTAAAGCTACACCACCCATCATAGAAAGGCCAGCAATACCGAATCCACCCGGGCCATGAAAGGGATTGATAACATCGAACCAGTTACCAGTGAATTCATCGAGGTGGAAAACAACATACCATATCCTACTTCCCACTATCGCCGAAACAACCACAACAAAAATAAGATCATACAAGATATCCGGATTAACGCCGAACCGCTTACTCCTTTTATTTGCTATTATAGTTGCTAGTATCACGCTTATAGCAAGGGCGAATCCCCATGACTTCACTGAAAATGGACCTATAGAAAATATCTCTGGATGCACTATTACTCTCTTCCTCCAAAACGCCTATTTCTTTTTGCATATTCGACAAGCGCCCGATAGAATTCGACTTCGTTGAAATTAGGCCAAAAAACATCAGTAATGTAAAACTCAGTGTATGCAATTTGCCATAGCAAAAAATTTGAGATGCGCAATTCACCACTCGTCCTAATTAGCAAATCAGGATCGGGGATATTGGCAGTATAGAGGTGTTTTCTAAATAACTTTTCGTCAATAGAATCTAACTCGACATCTCCAGATTTGACCCCTTTCGCGATTAGCCTCGCAGCCCGAACTA
The nucleotide sequence above comes from bacterium. Encoded proteins:
- the lgt gene encoding prolipoprotein diacylglyceryl transferase; the encoded protein is MHPEIFSIGPFSVKSWGFALAISVILATIIANKRSKRFGVNPDILYDLIFVVVVSAIVGSRIWYVVFHLDEFTGNWFDVINPFHGPGGFGIAGLSMMGGVALVIIGVAIYAAIRKLDFYKVADVIAPTFLLGAGITRIGCFLNGCCYGRPTDGPLSIIFTGGAAGCYWDQFLHAHPETTMTGLIPTQLIASAAGFILFFVVLWMERWHYFDGYTSWLVFIFYSIDRFAVDQFRTYEVEQIIGYVGPIMLTVNEIILFGLLFFSAIMFVIGSSRARKKH